One Gemmatimonadaceae bacterium DNA segment encodes these proteins:
- a CDS encoding pyridoxal-phosphate dependent enzyme — MPRISLDRIARASREIDPVFRQSPQFIAESLGAALGVTLTVKVETVNPIRSFKGRGADFFIRELGDASIPLVCASAGNFGQGLAYAARRVGQRLDVFASEVANPLKVERMRAFGASVRQVGRDFDAAKAAAREFASAEGAIYVEDGRDVAISEGAGSIAVELTAAQGALDTVVIPLGNGALLGGVATWLRAQAPSVRIIGVCARGAPSMERSWRRHAVIETATADTIADGIAVRVPIAEAVDDLQGIVDDIVLVDDDTTLQAMRLLFAHLGIVVEPAGAVGVAAIMGDRARYAGGRVATILCGGNLTAEQIATYAVTGA; from the coding sequence ATGCCTCGCATTTCGCTCGATCGCATCGCGCGCGCCTCGCGCGAGATCGATCCCGTTTTCCGGCAGTCGCCGCAGTTCATCGCCGAGTCGTTAGGCGCGGCGCTGGGGGTGACGCTCACCGTGAAGGTCGAGACGGTGAACCCGATTCGCTCCTTCAAGGGGCGTGGTGCCGACTTCTTCATCCGCGAGCTGGGCGACGCATCGATCCCACTCGTGTGCGCCTCGGCGGGGAACTTCGGGCAGGGGTTGGCCTACGCGGCGCGGCGCGTGGGGCAGCGGCTCGATGTCTTCGCCTCTGAGGTGGCCAACCCGCTCAAGGTGGAGCGGATGCGAGCCTTCGGCGCTTCGGTGCGACAGGTGGGGCGCGATTTCGACGCGGCCAAGGCGGCGGCGCGGGAGTTCGCGTCGGCCGAGGGCGCGATCTACGTCGAGGACGGGCGCGACGTTGCCATCAGCGAGGGGGCGGGGTCGATCGCCGTCGAACTCACCGCGGCGCAGGGCGCCCTCGACACCGTCGTCATCCCGTTAGGCAACGGGGCACTGCTGGGCGGGGTGGCCACGTGGCTACGCGCCCAGGCTCCGTCGGTGCGCATCATCGGCGTCTGCGCACGCGGGGCACCGTCGATGGAGCGCAGCTGGCGACGGCACGCGGTGATCGAGACCGCCACCGCAGACACCATCGCCGACGGAATCGCCGTGCGTGTCCCGATCGCCGAGGCCGTCGACGACCTGCAGGGGATTGTTGACGACATCGTCCTCGTCGACGACGACACGACGTTGCAGGCAATGCGCCTCCTCTTTGCGCACCTGGGGATCGTGGTGGAGCCGGCGGGGGCGGTGGGGGTGGCGGCAATCATGGGCGATCGCGCGCGCTACGCGGGGGGGCGCGTGGCGACGATCCTGTGCGGAGGGAACCTGACGGCGGAACAGATCGCGACGTACGCGGTCACCGGCGCCTGA
- a CDS encoding response regulator: protein MGKTALVVDDSTTMREMVSYSLKEAGFEAVTAGNGQEGLDALANRSVDLIISDLNMPVMDGLTFIKHVRGIDSCKGVPILMLTTESQQAMKDQAKAAGATGWLVKPFNPEMLLKVIAKVVP from the coding sequence ATGGGCAAGACAGCATTAGTCGTCGACGACTCCACCACGATGCGGGAGATGGTCTCGTACTCGCTCAAGGAAGCGGGCTTCGAGGCTGTGACCGCCGGGAACGGACAGGAGGGGCTCGACGCCCTCGCCAACCGTTCCGTTGACCTGATCATTTCCGACCTCAACATGCCGGTGATGGACGGGCTGACCTTCATCAAGCACGTGCGCGGTATCGACAGCTGCAAGGGTGTACCGATCCTCATGCTCACGACCGAGTCGCAGCAGGCAATGAAGGATCAGGCCAAGGCGGCGGGCGCGACCGGGTGGCTCGTCAAGCCGTTCAATCCCGAGATGCTCCTCAAGGTGATCGCGAAGGTCGTACCCTGA
- a CDS encoding elongation factor G, which produces MREYRATDIRNVAVVGHGASGKTTLVDALAFVSGSSKRHGTIKEGTTLTDHTPEEIERGYSISLGCAFAEWMDTKINLIDTPGYLDFHGDAIAGIAAADGVISVVSAQGGVEVGTEKTFHEAVSRGDPILFVVSMMDKEHADFDRVYHQVKDRLSAKVVPVEIPIGSGANFRGVINLFTRKAYLYNPGSKSSDYTEAEIPAEHKETFDTYYQELIEAISATDDAMLERYLEGAEIGRDEAIHGMKEAMKRMDLFPLFAVSADHLIGIQAMLTELVQLMPSAYEMEEIHAFKGAEGDHTVEIHAVDTNPFSALVFKTLSEPHVGEVSFFRIFSGSVNNGQDVFNATRDGVEKMGHLCVGQGKERIEVPVLHAGDIGCVAKLKNTHTNDTLSTREHPVRLPQVSFPEPAVQFAVHAASRSDEEKLQQGLHRLHDEDPTFETSYNPETHETIISGLGERHLDVSLAKLRRKYNVNAELTRPRIAYRETITARGDGQGRHKKQSGGRGQFGDCWIRMAPRPRGDGYHFIDKIVGGVIPSGFRPAIDRGIQEASARGILAGYPLVDFEVELYDGSYHSVDSNEMSFKMAGILGFKAVAPKCKPILLEPLDHVEITTPDSFLGDVMGDLSGRRGHILGSDSAMAGHTMVKAVVPQAEMHLYATDLSSLSHGHASFRKRFHGYEQMPHEAALKVVSESAKARKEEEEEG; this is translated from the coding sequence ATGCGTGAATATCGCGCGACGGACATTCGAAACGTGGCGGTAGTCGGACACGGAGCCAGCGGCAAGACCACCTTGGTCGACGCCCTGGCTTTCGTGTCCGGATCGAGTAAACGCCACGGCACCATCAAGGAAGGGACGACCCTCACCGACCATACCCCCGAAGAAATCGAGCGCGGCTACTCCATCAGCCTCGGGTGCGCATTCGCCGAATGGATGGACACGAAGATCAACCTGATCGACACCCCGGGGTACCTCGACTTCCACGGCGATGCGATCGCCGGAATCGCGGCAGCTGACGGCGTCATCAGCGTCGTCAGCGCGCAGGGCGGGGTCGAAGTCGGGACCGAAAAGACGTTTCACGAGGCGGTGTCGCGCGGCGACCCGATCCTGTTCGTGGTCTCGATGATGGACAAGGAACACGCCGATTTCGACCGCGTCTATCACCAGGTCAAGGACCGGCTCTCCGCCAAGGTGGTCCCGGTCGAGATCCCGATCGGCAGCGGCGCCAACTTCCGCGGTGTCATCAACCTCTTCACCCGCAAGGCGTACCTCTACAACCCGGGGAGCAAGTCGAGCGACTACACCGAGGCCGAGATCCCGGCCGAGCACAAGGAAACGTTCGACACCTACTACCAGGAGCTGATCGAGGCCATCTCCGCCACCGACGACGCCATGCTCGAACGCTACCTGGAAGGGGCGGAGATCGGGCGCGACGAGGCGATCCACGGGATGAAGGAAGCGATGAAGCGGATGGACCTCTTCCCGCTCTTCGCCGTCTCGGCCGATCACCTCATTGGCATCCAGGCCATGCTCACCGAACTCGTGCAGCTGATGCCCTCGGCGTACGAGATGGAGGAGATCCACGCCTTCAAGGGTGCCGAGGGCGACCACACGGTTGAGATCCACGCCGTCGACACCAACCCGTTCTCGGCGCTCGTCTTCAAGACGCTGTCCGAGCCGCACGTGGGCGAGGTGTCGTTCTTCCGCATCTTCTCGGGGAGCGTGAACAACGGGCAGGATGTCTTCAACGCCACGCGCGACGGTGTGGAGAAGATGGGGCACCTGTGCGTGGGGCAGGGGAAGGAGCGCATCGAGGTCCCGGTGCTGCACGCCGGCGACATTGGCTGCGTGGCCAAGCTCAAGAACACGCACACCAACGACACCCTGTCCACCAGGGAGCACCCCGTGCGCCTGCCGCAGGTGAGCTTCCCCGAGCCGGCGGTGCAGTTTGCGGTACATGCCGCATCGCGCAGCGACGAGGAGAAGCTGCAGCAGGGGCTGCACCGGCTGCACGACGAAGATCCCACCTTCGAGACGAGTTACAACCCGGAGACGCACGAGACCATCATTTCCGGGTTAGGGGAGCGGCACCTCGACGTGTCGCTGGCCAAGCTCCGCCGCAAGTACAACGTGAACGCCGAGCTCACGCGGCCGCGCATCGCCTACCGCGAGACCATCACGGCGCGCGGCGACGGGCAGGGGCGCCACAAGAAGCAGTCCGGAGGGCGCGGGCAGTTCGGCGACTGCTGGATTCGCATGGCGCCGCGTCCGCGCGGCGACGGCTACCACTTCATCGACAAGATCGTCGGTGGCGTGATTCCTTCCGGCTTCCGGCCGGCGATCGACCGCGGGATCCAGGAGGCCTCGGCGCGCGGCATCCTGGCCGGCTATCCGCTGGTGGACTTCGAGGTCGAGCTGTACGACGGCTCGTATCACTCGGTCGACTCGAACGAGATGTCGTTCAAGATGGCCGGGATCCTCGGCTTCAAGGCGGTGGCGCCAAAGTGCAAGCCCATTCTCCTCGAGCCGCTCGATCACGTCGAGATCACGACCCCCGACAGCTTTCTGGGCGACGTGATGGGTGACCTGAGCGGTCGCCGCGGGCACATCCTGGGTTCCGACTCGGCCATGGCGGGGCACACGATGGTGAAGGCGGTAGTGCCGCAGGCCGAGATGCACCTCTATGCGACCGACCTCAGCTCACTGAGCCACGGGCATGCGTCGTTCCGGAAGCGCTTCCACGGCTATGAGCAGATGCCGCACGAAGCCGCGCTCAAGGTGGTGAGCGAGTCGGCGAAGGCCAGGAAGGAGGAGGAAGAGGAAGGCTGA
- a CDS encoding response regulator, with translation MKILVAEDDLVTREILKRILTHMSDEILEASNGVEALELIERHDPDFLFTDIQMPLLDGTAVVEAVRSSRTHSMLPIVCMSSVKDKEDITRLVGFGIADYILKPLRPSEVHERFRRVISQHAGWRQRQGAEGQTSLLVVDSDPNFRQFAIPLLEGDFVISQAVSGAHALRVYQESELKPTTILVAEGLPLVSELQVVNLVSKLAIESRTGIPSFWLVTDSDVAPADKVRHFAGVIRRSFVPETFIAELRRTLLAGSAPIDKLRRHLREDARKWMVTATRQTLGVMSGQDVSTLDSAGHRIEDGICGRITLTGETDHIEVVIACNRDDAVRLASKVLRREATLDTGGLDVFGEFSNTIGGRARAALLERDFDLHISLPEITQGYQHAGDDTAWDTSAWFATATGETFFVGIRAEEGRVGTMVGYDPLSELEQASAPVVSASASADASSVSDSSVDDALF, from the coding sequence ATGAAGATCCTGGTCGCCGAGGACGACCTCGTCACGCGAGAGATCCTCAAGCGCATCCTGACCCACATGTCGGATGAGATCCTCGAGGCCAGCAATGGCGTCGAGGCGCTGGAACTCATCGAACGCCACGACCCGGACTTCCTGTTCACCGACATCCAGATGCCGCTCCTCGACGGAACGGCGGTTGTGGAGGCGGTGCGCTCGTCGCGCACCCACAGCATGCTTCCCATCGTTTGCATGTCGTCGGTGAAGGACAAGGAAGACATCACGCGGCTGGTGGGCTTCGGGATCGCCGACTACATCCTCAAGCCGTTGCGCCCGTCGGAGGTGCACGAGCGCTTCCGGCGCGTGATCTCGCAACACGCCGGGTGGCGCCAGCGCCAGGGCGCCGAAGGACAGACCTCCCTCCTCGTCGTCGACTCCGACCCCAACTTCCGGCAGTTCGCGATCCCGCTGCTCGAAGGCGACTTCGTCATCTCGCAGGCCGTCTCCGGTGCGCACGCGCTGCGCGTCTACCAGGAATCGGAACTCAAGCCCACGACTATCCTCGTGGCCGAGGGGCTCCCGCTGGTGTCGGAACTGCAGGTCGTGAACCTGGTGAGCAAGCTGGCCATCGAGTCGCGCACCGGGATCCCCTCGTTCTGGCTGGTGACGGACAGCGACGTGGCGCCCGCCGACAAGGTGCGCCACTTTGCCGGCGTGATCCGGCGCTCGTTCGTCCCCGAGACGTTCATCGCCGAGCTGCGTCGAACGCTCCTTGCCGGTTCCGCCCCGATCGACAAGCTGCGCCGCCACCTCAGGGAGGACGCGCGGAAGTGGATGGTGACGGCCACGCGCCAGACGTTAGGCGTGATGTCGGGACAGGACGTGTCGACGCTCGACTCGGCGGGCCACCGCATCGAGGACGGGATCTGCGGGCGGATCACGCTGACCGGCGAGACCGATCACATCGAAGTGGTCATCGCCTGCAACCGCGACGACGCCGTGCGCCTGGCGAGCAAGGTGCTGCGGCGCGAGGCGACGCTCGACACCGGTGGCCTCGACGTCTTTGGAGAGTTCAGCAACACGATCGGCGGGCGCGCGCGCGCCGCGCTCCTCGAGCGCGACTTCGACCTGCACATCTCGCTCCCCGAGATCACGCAGGGCTATCAGCACGCGGGCGACGACACGGCGTGGGACACCTCGGCCTGGTTCGCCACCGCCACGGGCGAGACGTTCTTTGTCGGCATTCGCGCCGAGGAAGGGCGCGTGGGAACGATGGTCGGCTACGATCCACTGTCGGAGCTGGAGCAGGCCTCAGCGCCCGTCGTCAGCGCGAGCGCCAGCGCCGATGCCAGTTCAGTCAGCGACTCATCGGTGGACGACGCGCTATTCTAG
- a CDS encoding DUF1501 domain-containing protein: MRRRVFVKSGALALVTLGLSPSFLRRTALAAELPRAHRGKTLVCLFQRGAADALNVVVPHGERAYYALRPTIGIAPPSRAGDAGDRAIDLDGFFGLHPALASLQPLYADGLLAPIHAVGSPSATRSHFDAQDYMESGTPDRKSTADGWLNRYLAVAGTCEACAGSGSTASRNADTRGSGATSATSPFRAVAMTAQTPRILEGPEPAIAMSSLGDFTVRASGSSAARLEALYRTGTADLVHASGSEMFEAVKLLRSANPQRYLPEHGAAYPRSPFAQRLREIAQLIKCGVGLEIAFADVGGWDTHVNQGGAAGQLAARLRDFGDSIAAFVTDLGDRMDDVLILTMSEFGRMARQNGTGGTDHGHAGAMFAIGSQVRGGRVHGRWPGLEREQLHEGRDLALTTDFRAVFSELLSRHMGATDAATIFPGYSASRNDWLGVLREG, encoded by the coding sequence ATGCGCCGCCGCGTCTTCGTCAAGTCGGGCGCCCTCGCCCTGGTCACCCTCGGCCTCTCCCCGTCGTTCCTGCGTCGCACGGCGCTGGCCGCCGAGTTGCCGCGCGCACATCGCGGGAAGACGCTCGTGTGCCTGTTCCAGCGCGGCGCCGCGGACGCGCTCAACGTCGTCGTCCCCCACGGCGAGCGCGCCTATTACGCCCTGCGCCCCACCATCGGCATCGCGCCACCCTCGCGCGCCGGCGACGCCGGTGACCGGGCCATCGACCTCGACGGCTTCTTCGGGTTGCACCCGGCGCTGGCGTCGTTGCAGCCGCTGTACGCCGACGGACTCCTCGCCCCCATCCACGCCGTGGGGAGCCCCAGTGCGACCCGTTCGCACTTCGATGCGCAGGACTACATGGAATCGGGGACGCCGGACCGCAAGTCGACGGCGGACGGGTGGCTCAACCGCTATCTCGCCGTCGCCGGGACGTGCGAGGCGTGCGCCGGCAGCGGCAGCACCGCCAGCCGCAACGCCGACACGCGTGGCTCCGGCGCGACGAGTGCCACGTCGCCCTTCCGGGCGGTGGCGATGACCGCACAGACGCCCCGCATCCTCGAGGGGCCAGAGCCCGCCATCGCGATGTCGTCGTTAGGTGACTTCACGGTGCGCGCCAGCGGCAGCTCGGCGGCACGACTCGAGGCGCTCTATCGCACGGGGACGGCCGACCTGGTGCACGCGTCGGGGAGCGAGATGTTCGAAGCCGTGAAGCTCCTGCGGTCGGCCAACCCGCAGCGCTACCTCCCGGAGCACGGCGCGGCGTATCCGCGATCACCGTTCGCGCAGCGCCTGCGCGAGATCGCCCAGCTCATCAAGTGCGGCGTGGGGCTGGAGATCGCCTTTGCCGACGTGGGCGGATGGGACACGCACGTGAACCAGGGTGGTGCCGCGGGGCAGCTCGCCGCACGCCTACGGGACTTTGGCGACAGCATTGCCGCCTTTGTCACCGACCTTGGCGACCGAATGGACGACGTCCTGATCCTCACCATGTCGGAGTTCGGGCGCATGGCGCGCCAGAACGGCACTGGGGGAACGGATCACGGCCACGCGGGGGCGATGTTCGCGATCGGCAGTCAGGTGCGCGGTGGGCGCGTGCACGGACGCTGGCCCGGGTTGGAGCGCGAGCAGCTGCACGAGGGGCGCGACCTCGCACTCACGACCGACTTCCGCGCCGTATTCTCGGAGCTGCTGTCCCGTCACATGGGCGCGACCGACGCCGCCACGATCTTCCCGGGCTATTCCGCCAGCCGCAACGACTGGCTCGGCGTCCTGCGCGAGGGGTAG
- a CDS encoding response regulator transcription factor: MEQTTSTQQGSPAPQGAQAKILVVEDRREVLDVLQRTLADNGYTVITATDGDAALQVALDEQPHLIILDIGLPKRNGLSVAKELRQRAFTAPVLMLTARDTVTDKVQGFEAGADDYLAKPFDYDELLARVRALLRRSSIRVEATLMRVGDLTLNPISREVMRGERVIALTQKEYALLEYLMRHAGMPVSREQISEHVWKQEFDPTTNIVDVYINYLRKKVDHDADKALVQTVRGVGYMLTADQ; this comes from the coding sequence ATGGAACAGACCACATCGACGCAGCAGGGATCGCCAGCGCCGCAGGGCGCGCAGGCCAAGATCCTCGTCGTCGAGGATCGCCGCGAAGTGCTCGACGTCCTCCAGCGTACGCTGGCGGACAACGGCTACACGGTGATAACCGCGACCGATGGGGACGCGGCCCTGCAGGTCGCCCTCGACGAGCAACCGCACCTTATCATCCTCGATATCGGCCTCCCCAAGCGGAACGGGCTGTCGGTGGCGAAGGAGTTGCGGCAGCGCGCCTTTACCGCGCCGGTGCTGATGCTCACCGCGCGCGACACGGTCACCGACAAGGTGCAGGGCTTCGAGGCGGGAGCCGACGACTACCTGGCCAAGCCGTTCGACTATGACGAACTGCTGGCCCGCGTGCGCGCACTCCTGCGCCGCTCGTCGATTCGCGTGGAAGCGACGCTCATGCGCGTGGGCGACCTCACGCTCAATCCCATCTCGCGCGAGGTGATGCGTGGCGAGCGCGTCATCGCGCTCACGCAGAAGGAGTACGCGCTCCTCGAGTACCTCATGCGACACGCCGGAATGCCGGTGTCGCGCGAGCAGATCTCGGAGCACGTCTGGAAGCAGGAGTTCGACCCGACGACCAACATCGTCGACGTCTACATCAACTACCTGCGCAAGAAGGTCGACCACGACGCTGACAAGGCGCTCGTCCAGACGGTGCGCGGCGTGGGGTACATGCTCACGGCGGATCAGTAG
- a CDS encoding DUF1800 domain-containing protein, whose product MTVLTASHRTLHALGAMLLMIGCAGSRAGSAFDQPRPAVDERELGRDEQARHVLNRLAFGPRPGEVERIRAMGVDRWIAQQLTPDRIDDAALRRALAHFPSSSRSAAELLRDAPPPALLRARQPQRDDSMRTRPPALAPAAGDSVAMRQGARRNRQFVGEILAARVARAVGSERQLQEVMTDFWLNHFSVYVGKGQLRYFLADYERDAIRPHVLGRFRDLLGSVARNPAMLLYLDNAQSVADSAHRTLSSRAVRRRVAVQRPPLQRPPLPRPAGQRPRGLNENYARELLELHTLGVDGGYTQQDVIEVARALTGWGVRPLRSGAPEFWFNRNAHDAEPKRVLGVTLRGGRGMEDGEDVLDLLARHPATARFIARKLAVRFVSDSPPGALVERAAATFRRTDGDLREVVRTIVTSPEFFTRAAYRAKVKSPFEVVVSTARALGAEPDTTTTSSLAVARLGAPIFGHQAPNGWPETGDAWMNTGAILSRINFALAVAANRVPGARVTAWPSYAALRAAPREQQVDGVIVALLGGSVSSDTRAILMSGEHPLAREGLAPSPDDRPPGDPPRRPLRPAAPLAGLDQVIGLALGSPEFQRR is encoded by the coding sequence ATGACCGTGTTGACCGCCAGCCACCGCACGTTGCATGCGCTCGGTGCGATGCTCCTCATGATCGGCTGCGCGGGATCCCGCGCCGGGTCCGCTTTCGACCAACCTCGCCCCGCCGTCGACGAACGCGAACTGGGGCGCGACGAGCAGGCTCGGCACGTCCTCAACCGCCTCGCCTTCGGTCCGCGGCCCGGTGAAGTGGAACGGATCCGCGCGATGGGCGTCGACCGTTGGATCGCGCAGCAGTTGACACCCGATCGCATCGACGACGCCGCGTTGCGCCGTGCGCTCGCGCACTTCCCGTCATCCTCGCGGAGCGCCGCCGAGTTGTTGCGCGACGCTCCGCCACCCGCGCTGCTCCGGGCTCGGCAGCCGCAACGCGATGACTCCATGCGCACACGCCCGCCGGCGCTGGCGCCCGCAGCCGGCGACTCGGTGGCGATGCGTCAGGGTGCGCGGCGCAATCGCCAGTTCGTGGGCGAGATCCTCGCGGCGCGCGTGGCGCGCGCGGTGGGGAGCGAACGACAGCTGCAAGAAGTGATGACCGACTTCTGGCTCAATCACTTCTCCGTGTATGTCGGCAAGGGACAGTTGCGGTACTTCCTGGCCGACTACGAGCGCGACGCCATTCGCCCGCATGTCCTGGGGCGCTTTCGCGACCTTCTGGGGAGCGTGGCGCGGAACCCGGCCATGCTGCTGTACCTGGACAACGCGCAGAGCGTCGCCGACTCTGCGCACCGCACGTTGTCGTCGCGCGCGGTGCGGCGGCGCGTTGCGGTCCAGCGCCCGCCGCTCCAGCGCCCGCCGCTCCCGCGCCCGGCAGGGCAGCGTCCGCGCGGGCTCAACGAGAACTATGCGCGCGAGCTGCTCGAGCTGCACACGTTAGGCGTGGATGGCGGCTACACCCAACAGGACGTGATCGAGGTGGCGCGCGCACTCACGGGGTGGGGTGTGCGGCCGCTGCGGAGCGGGGCGCCGGAGTTCTGGTTCAATCGCAACGCGCACGACGCCGAGCCAAAACGTGTGCTGGGCGTCACACTCCGGGGCGGGCGGGGGATGGAAGACGGGGAAGACGTGCTCGACTTGCTGGCGCGCCACCCGGCCACCGCGCGCTTCATCGCCCGCAAGCTGGCCGTGCGCTTCGTGAGCGACTCGCCGCCGGGCGCCCTGGTCGAGCGCGCGGCCGCGACCTTTCGCCGCACCGATGGCGACCTGCGCGAGGTGGTCCGCACCATCGTCACCTCGCCGGAGTTCTTCACGCGCGCCGCCTATCGCGCCAAGGTCAAGTCGCCCTTCGAGGTGGTGGTGAGCACGGCGCGCGCCCTTGGCGCCGAGCCCGACACGACCACCACGTCGTCGCTCGCGGTCGCGCGGCTGGGGGCCCCCATTTTCGGGCACCAGGCGCCTAACGGGTGGCCGGAGACCGGCGACGCATGGATGAACACCGGCGCCATCCTGTCGCGCATCAACTTCGCTCTCGCCGTCGCGGCGAACCGGGTGCCCGGCGCGCGGGTGACGGCGTGGCCGTCGTACGCCGCGTTGCGCGCCGCACCGCGCGAGCAGCAGGTGGATGGTGTGATCGTCGCCCTCCTGGGCGGCTCCGTCTCGTCCGACACGCGCGCCATCCTCATGAGCGGCGAGCATCCGCTCGCTCGCGAAGGGCTGGCGCCCTCGCCTGACGATCGCCCGCCCGGCGATCCGCCGCGACGCCCCCTTCGCCCCGCCGCTCCCCTCGCCGGACTCGACCAAGTGATCGGCCTCGCGTTAGGCAGTCCCGAGTTCCAGCGCCGTTGA
- a CDS encoding N-acyl homoserine lactonase family protein, whose amino-acid sequence MHSRRLTSLATALSLAAALSACAASPRHATTTQWEAFAVRFATLPGFPVRALIAGSDSARRLDIAMMVWPLRAPDGDIVLVDAGFTRDKFIRQWKPTAYVTPDSALRRAGFDPARVSDIVVSHIHWDHADGVERFPRARIWLQRAEFEHYVGADGSARDRAIDPDVAKLYRRLFTEGRVRLSDGDSAEVRPGIRVYTGGKHTFASQYVGVETRAGRVVIASDNAYLYENLSLRRPIAQTLDTLSNLAAQTRMQRIAAPPRLVVPGHDPTVFGRFPSAGPEVVAIR is encoded by the coding sequence ATGCACTCACGGCGCCTGACGTCGCTCGCCACCGCCCTGTCGCTCGCCGCCGCACTCTCCGCCTGCGCCGCATCGCCGCGTCACGCGACGACCACGCAGTGGGAGGCATTCGCGGTTCGGTTTGCGACCCTCCCCGGCTTCCCGGTGCGCGCCCTCATTGCCGGGAGCGACAGCGCGCGACGCCTCGACATCGCCATGATGGTGTGGCCGCTCCGTGCACCTGACGGCGACATCGTCCTCGTCGACGCCGGCTTCACGCGCGACAAGTTCATTCGCCAGTGGAAGCCCACCGCCTACGTCACCCCCGACTCGGCGCTGCGCCGCGCCGGTTTCGACCCCGCGCGCGTGAGCGACATCGTCGTCTCGCACATCCACTGGGATCACGCCGATGGCGTGGAGCGCTTTCCGCGCGCCCGCATCTGGCTGCAGCGCGCGGAGTTCGAGCACTACGTCGGCGCCGACGGCTCGGCCAGGGACCGGGCCATCGATCCCGACGTGGCCAAGCTGTACCGGCGCCTGTTCACGGAAGGGCGCGTGCGCCTGTCCGACGGCGACAGCGCGGAGGTGCGCCCGGGAATCCGCGTCTACACCGGCGGGAAGCACACCTTCGCGTCGCAGTACGTTGGCGTGGAGACGCGCGCGGGGCGTGTCGTCATTGCCTCGGACAACGCCTACCTGTACGAGAACCTCTCGTTGCGCCGCCCCATCGCGCAAACGCTCGACACGCTCTCCAACCTTGCGGCACAGACGCGGATGCAGCGCATTGCCGCACCGCCGCGCCTCGTGGTGCCGGGGCACGACCCGACCGTCTTTGGCCGCTTTCCCAGCGCCGGCCCGGAGGTTGTTGCGATTCGTTAG